AAGCTTCAGGCAGCAGGACAGTATGCTTGGGTTCAAGCTGCTGTTGTGGTACAACTTACACAGGTGGAGCCTCCAAATGGCTTAGTTCACCACTGACTACAACTATATTTTAAAGTAGAAGTATTAAGAGTTCTGCATGGAAGAGGTTGGCAATATTCCTTCTTGTGCATCATCAAATAGATCAGCATTTATTATAAAGTAGCAAACAAAAACGGCAACATAACAGTGGCCAAATGGCAGACAATGAAACTACAAACAATATGCTGCTGGGGCCTCATGTCTCATGTGGTCATTTGCTAAGACCAGCTGAAATATTTGGTGCCAGGGTAAAACAGGGGAGGGTTAGTTGCATGCAGGGCAAGTGATGTGCTAAAGTTGAATAGTGGCTAACCACCAACTAATACAAATACCAGAAATCTACATACAAACCAAATCTACATGTACAAGGGTTAACAGCCCTATTCTTAGCTGTGCTTGTTTTATGCTAGGTTGAACCAGTGAATATTACCTAGTTCTTGGACAAGCAACTGTCCTTTTGTGCTTTGTCCAAGTCTagagctgcaggtcagagtgtTTGATTCCTCCTTAGTTCCTTACATTTTTTTGGGTTGCTGGTGTTGCAGTTAAGTTAGCACTTGATGCTAACTTTAGGCTTGTTGcttgcaggaaacagcagggagACGTTGCATCAAGTCTGCTGGCATTCAGTTTGTCCACTCTTAGAAATCTTGCGCAGGACCTAGCATTGCTACCATGGGAAGAGTAAAGAGTTTCAAAGGAGGTCAGGGCTAACTTCCAAGTCAGTAGACCTAGTCCAAGGGAGGCCTCAGAAGATCCAGAGGATCCAAGAACCAAGAGAGAGGGGCCCAAACAGGTGCAAGGGAAGCAAGAGCCtcgggagaagagagagaaaggagaaacaaacaggTTTTTGTAGACCTGGGTCACATGCAATGACCAGTAGCAGCTGGACTGAAGTTTGCATTGTCTTCTCACATAGGTGTGGCAAGATGAATATTGTTGCAGAGCTGAGTTCAAAGAACTCTTCTCTGTCTTTGGAACAAAGACAGAGTTCTTGGACAAGCAACTGTCCTTTTGTGCTTTGTCCAAGTCTAGGGCCGCAGGTCTCTTTGGAacaaagacagaggacacagtTTTTCTTATGCTTTTCTTGAATGGGCTATCCCACACAAATTGTTCAGCACTCTCAGAGAGAACACTGTCAAAACCTCTGACCAGTAGTAATCTTACAAAAAATTCATGCTCAACCATGATCAACCTTATTCCTACAAATCTTTTCcttggagggatctgttgggtctctttaaataattttataaagagtttggtctagacctgctgtatatATTAAGTGCCTTAATATAAGtatgttatgatttggggctatacaaataaatctgatttgatttgctgtATTCCTCACCATTGTGCCAGCAGTCACATGTCTGATGAATACTTGTCAGGCCCAAGGAACATTTCAAACCTGCCTAAGTAATGCTTTTTTTGCTCAAAAAGCCCTAAGTTGGCCTTGCTCATGTACAGAACTAGTGACCGTTATCATGATTTCCTTTCCTGTTTTAAATTTCAACATTCTTATCGAGAAACAAcctaatttcatttaattttcccaGCTAATATCTTGGgtggggtcaccagtccatcaccagGCAAACACATTGAGGGACCACCAACACCTATGGGCAATATACAGTAGATTTACCAACTAAGCTAGACCTGCATGTTTGGACTATGGGACGAAACCAACACAGCCCCAGGGAGAAAATGGTAACTCACAGAAATCAAatctaaattatttatatagctCCAAGTCATAACCGAgttagagcaggtctagaccaaactttttatggacaggacagggacaggaagagaaattacagaaaggacaaacacaacctgagaaaaaactgttttgagaCATTTAGtgttgtaatgtaatgttgACAATGCAtcagagaaggggagagagagagagtgtagagagagaatgagagcaggaggaggggatattcaaaagAGGtgtagacagagagagagagattaagtGCATCctccagcagtctaggcctatgGCAGAATAACTAAAGACAcagtaattatattttaactgtttaactATAGGCTTTGTCATAAAAGAAGGTTTTAAGCCAGACCTTGAATGCTGCAACAGAGTttgccccccggaccgatactgggagttggttccatagaagatTCTAACAGCTGAAAGAGCTAGCTCACAATATACTCTttgagactctaggaaccacaatTAAACCGAGAGAGTGAAGTTACCTACTGTGACAATAAGGAActgtgagctctctgagatatgatggagtttggtcattgagagctttgtatgttaggagaaggattttaaattctgttttcacatttactgGGAACCAATGCAGAAGGGTCCCCCAGGAGATCTCTTTCTCTAGTTCATGTTAaaattcatgcagcagcattctgaatgaatttcttttttttggagaaTTGTTAGGGACATCCTGATAGCTGTGAAGGTTCCTTTATTCAGGTGGAGGCAGAACTGTTTTTATATGATGTACAAAGAACATGTCCTGGTAAAAACAATGACTCAAAGGACAGTGGAACTGGGGGTGAATATAATGCCATCCAGGTTGGGCAAAGTGTCACGCCACAAAATGCGGTGAAGtgcgttgcagggtgaggacccaaatgcaggagccataaaccaggtaggtgacgattaaaaagaaaaaaaaaaaaaatttaatatagAATGGACAtacagagcaggaacagattCTGACAAAGAACTGACAAGGACTAGACAGAGCATGGACAACAAGGATCCaacaaggactagactgaaaacaggacttaaatatacagtgcgagacaaaacacaggtgatccacattagggcatggaaggcaatcaacatgggacacaaccaggaagtaaagtaacggggaacacgaaggaaccaggactacaaaataaaacaggaagttacaaggacagaacactaaaactcaaaacctgacacaaagtacaataatttcagttttgtctgagttaaGTGAGTTAAGTAAAAAGTTGCAGGTCATCTAGGCCTTTATGTCTTCAGGCATGTCTTATGTGTaagacatgcctgaagtctgacTAGCTGAATAGTTTCATCCAGCTTCACTGACAAGTATgactgagtatcatctgcataacattgaaaattgatgctgtgcttctgGATAATATTGCCTAAGAGAAGCATGCATAGGGTGAAAAGGATTAGTCCAAATACAAATTCTGCTTCTTGGAGAAGACTTCTCTCCAAGATTCTCTGCTCTTTCCCGGGGATCATGTGACTAGAGCAATAGTCAGTGAGTGCATTTAAAGGGATATCCATCAGAGTAACAGGGGGGACAGTCAGCATAGGAACaatattttgaaacaaaatataCTATATAACGTCATACTGACTTAAATGGCCCCAAATGGTAGAAATGACCCAAAGACTGTTTGATAGTCTTTCTGAAAGGTTTCTaaattattaaaacacaaaataaaaaataaaatacattaaacaataaaattcaTGCTGCATAATGTCTGAGTTCATGGATGTTTATGAATTGTTGTGTCTCCACAGAGGATGGCCTGGAGAAATGCTGGAAGAACAGACTTTTTGCCCATCGCTTTGAACTACTCATTGCCTCAGGCATCATTGTTGTGATGACTCTTGCTCTTGGCATTGGCCTTGGAGGTGAAGGAGCTCAATGTTTTGAGGAATTAGTCTGTTTGATGCAATGCTTACAATTTATACAATTTAGAAACCCCACAAACTCAGCCATCtttactttgtgtttcatttggaaGTTCATGGTTTCAGTATTCAGAACTGAACAATTAAGACCAGGTCTTTGTCATCACTAGTTTGTTCTGCTCCGCCAGAACATTATCCCTGGAGGAGGACGGTGCTTAGGTGGTCTTGACTGTTTAGATCACTATATCTGGTGGAGCTCCCTCAGTCTGTCCCTCTCAGTTGCCATGAGATGCAGCATCAGGCATACTAATTATCCTTAGTTAGCACAAGGCAAAAAGATGAAAACCAGCTTTCTGCATGAATGTCTGCTAGGTAGTGGCACCAAAACAGAAGTGTATTTTGTTGTATTGAATTGGGCCAGCATAGTGACAAAttagttagtgctgttgccttaCAGTAAAAAGatcatgggtttgattcccaggcctggggcctttctgtgtggagtttgcatgttcatgCATGTTTAGCttaggtgactctaaattgcctgtagatACTCATACCTACACTCATATTGTTATGTCattgtctctatgtgttggccctgccatggactggcgacctgtccggggtgtagcccgccctcacccagtgtgagctaggattggcttCAGCAATCCACCCGCAACTtggaaatggatgaatgaattaattagtGCACAAATGTATTGAAGCACTGCCCCAGTAACTAGCATGctccgtgtgtttgtgtatgcatgtatgtgtacaGTGGGTCTCAGTTGTTTGGGGAAGTTCCGTTGTGGCTCTTCTCAGTGCATCATCtcatcagctcagtgtgatgGAGAGGTGCAATGTGACAATGGAGAAGACGAGCTCGGCTgtggtgagacagacagacacacacacgcaaacacacaaatgtgtcaaaCATTAACTCAGTTGAAACTGTCCTTTAAAAATTATGTGACAAAGTAAAGTTACTTTACTTACACAACTGAAGCCAGGTGGGGGCCAGGTTTACGACTATGAGCTGTTCAAGCTTTATTTAAAACCTGCAACATGTGATCCCACATTAGGGACCAGACTCAGATTGGAATCATCTTTGTATAGTTAAGGCCTCAGACCTGGACTCGGTTGACTTAACATGGGCCAGAGAAGATACATCATAAAACTTTCAATCAGTGTCTCCCTTtatccctttctctctctctcgctctatcTATCTCTATCAGTGCGTCTGAGTGGACGGAGTTCTGTGCTTCAAGTCCAGAAACATGGAGTGTGGAGGACTGTCTGCTCAGAGGACTGGAACAACTGGCTGGGGGTCTCTGCCTGCAAGCAGCTGGGATACTCAAGGTGTTAGAGATCCGTGTTTATAATCTTCAGCGCTATTATGATGTCATGATGTTATAGTAGATTTATAGCCATACCTCAAACCataatcaaatcagattcatttatatagcgccaaTTCATAACcaagttgcatcaaggcactttacatacactTTACATATatagcaggtctagaccaaatctttataaaattatttaaagagacacaacagaaTCCCCCATGAGCAAAGACTTGGCAgcagggggggtggccatctgccgtgaccagttgggttgaaagagggagagagagagagacacacaggggGGTGCAAtgttgggtagagtagggagagatgagagcaggaggaggggatattcaacaCAGGTGCcggcaggaacatatgatacTGTATTAAGTTAGAAAAATGGGAGCAGCAgacattgcaggaacatggtgtggcaatgattcaccacctgcgGGATGAGGACCTCTATTGTATAGATCTGGATCAGAGGTTTATGTTAAGGTTTATGCTAGTTTTATGTCCACCATTGGTCTAAATGTCTGGGGTTTGATGCCTAGCTTCGCTGGTGCACATTTCAAAGTATCCTTGGGCAAGATTCTTAAACCAAGTTGCCCCCCCATGTATCATCATTGTTACCACTGTGAAGCGATCTGATTGGAACTTCATTTACAGATAGTAAGTCTTCTTGTCAGTAAATTTTTACGCATTGTTGTGTGTCTATCAGGTATGTGGAGTcgttctttgtctctctgtcttctaTCGAGCATGACCTGCAGCAGAACCTGGTGTCTATCAACTTAACCCAGCCCCTGATCACCAAGCTGCAGAATACCACAACTTTCAGGtacaacaaaccaaaaccttGATGGTCAATGTCTGGAACTGACCAGTGAAAATATATCCATTAAATAGCATGACTATTGTCTTGGACTTGCTCAAACAGAGTGACAGTCACAGCCATATTCTATGATTGTGTAAATTAGAAGTGCTGTGATCATGTGAGAGTGGAGAAATGGTTCTAATATCATGGTCTCTGTGCTCTCTGTGCCCTACCATCGGTGTGGGACATCAGAGAGTTACATTAGATGGAGctgctctgtgtatgtgttgtttCTCTCATGTATTTGTgaaaatctgtttctgtgtttctgtttaaaacAGTTGTCATTTAGCATGCAGCTAACCTGTTAGCCAAGCTCCAGGTCTTGAGCCCAgttgcaagtgtgtgtttctgacccGGACTCCTATGTggtttgtgttgtcacagtAAGCCTGAGTGCAGCTCAGGGAAGGTGACCactttgaaatgtttgggtGAGGAAACTGATATCCCTACTGTGTCTTTAATGTGGAGTCAGAAAAAAGTTACTGCGTGTTGTGCTTGCTTGCATGTTTCATCTGTGTGTAAACAATCACCTTGGAAATATCTGATGTTGGGTCTTTTCATGTAAAACACTCTTGAAAGCAAAGCAACACAACTTGAAAGCAAACAGAGTGTCTTGATCTATTCTATCTATAAAAGCTCTGAATGTTAATTGAAAAataggcattttttttttacttgtccTGCAGGAGTCATTTTGACAGTGTTACTCTACAAtactgaaagtgaaaaatgtcTAATTGAAAGTAATAATCAATAATTTCTAACTAAATATTTTACTCCTACTGTAATAACTGATAacttatttcatttgaacatgaaGCATTTAATGttatattcataaaaaatattagCATAAAATATAGAGTTATTAGTATGAAGAACCATTATTCAAAACAATAAACTCCTCAAAttgctaatgttttttttttttttttgccatggcAGCAagacatttttcactttttaataatTTGCCTCTCAGGGCTTCCATAGATAACtagtgtgtgcacatgtgtgtttatttgactGTGTTAGCATGCACTCAGGTGAAACCATTAAAGTTTCAGCTCTAAACTGGACCAAACTCTGTTACATGGTACACATACACTTCGTCTGTATGAAAGACCAGGTAAGAGAAGTGCATTATGGAAAATGTATGATCCAGTGTTTCAGTATATCAGTGACTGAAATAGATGAAGTCTTGACATCTCTGGCTCTGCAATGCTACTGAAGGGTAGGCAATGATGTTCTTCCTTGACCTACTAAGGTTTCCAGCGTTTCAAATCATAAAAGAGCTCTGTCACCTGTGACCTCTCTGTCTACAGAGTGTGGCTTCAGGCCTCAACACAACAATCGTATTGTTGGAGGTAACATCTCTAGACCAGGTCAGTTCCCCTGGCAGGTGAGCCTTCATTACAGCAGTGAGCATCTGTGTGGGGGTTCCATCATAACCACGCGCTGGATTCTCACAGCAGCACATTGTGTGTACGGGTGAGTCAAAAATACACATAATCTTTATCAGGTGTTATACTGAAGGTGAGGGTTTACCAACAGATCCTCTGCTTGGAGATGGTTCATATAGTTATCTCAGAAAGGCCTCACACCCTGGACCACATCATGTTCCTCTCATCAGTCCTCTAttattatgaaaacaaaacaaggtttAGACttccattcatcttcaaccgctttatccgtttctggggccgctggagccaatcccagctcaaattgGTTTAGGGGTAGAGTaccccctggacaggtcgccagtccatcgcagggccaagaCAAGAAACCATTCATgctcacacctacggtcaatttagaattgCCAGtaaacctagacatgcatgtctttggatggtgggaggaaacccccagacacagggagaacatgcaaactctgcacagaaaggacccaagccaggaactgaacccgtgaccttcttattgtggggcaacagcgctaaccactacaccaccatgCCACCCAGGTTTAAACATTTTAGACTAAAATGTCTGAATTAAAATATCTAGACAGAATAATCCAGACACTTAACTGTGTTAAGCTAAGCTAAGTGAAGTGAAGTTCAGTTCAGGTTCCGCCATCTCTCTGGATCATCTTTGCGATGTTTCTATACCTGGACAGGAATCCACCTGTGATTAACTCAGCTGAATGAATATGAtttggacagacacacacctagAGTCTAGCTGTGGAGAACTCTGCTGATTGGACCTGCTCCAGAGTTGTATGGAGATGGAGAAACTTCCAGAAGAGCATCCCAACCGTCAGTGCAGGGATAAGGCATACAGAGGCAGATGAATTTATGAATCCTGACATGTTTCTGTCCCTCTCCACAGGTTTGCAGATCCCTCTATGTGGATGGTCCATGTGGGGTTGACAGAGCAGCCGGTCAATGGGGCGCAGTCTCTGGCTGTGGAAAAGATCATATACCACACTCACTACCGGCCCAAAGGACTGGACTACGATGTGGCACTGATGAAACTGGCCAAGTCTCTGGTTTTCAGTGGTGTTCTTAGTGGTACAGTGTCTTTTTCTTGTAGGCTTCCTGCTCCACAATAAAACCAGTCACAGAATTTCATTATCTGGGGTCACCACTCCAGTTCTCAGACCAGGACAGCCTACCCCATCCTCATTACCGCCTCactgcccttgagcaaggcacaTTGCCACCCTGTACCAGTGAAGCAGCTCAATGAAGACATTTACTGCAATTTCATTGACAAGTTGAGGGATTCATCACCTTTAAATTGTATGCTTTTAACAGAAAGTCAGTAAATGGATCACCATTCAAATATGTCCTTGTAACAGCTAAGATGtactttattaatttatttcaatacagaagtctgtaaatgtgtttcaCCGTTCAAACATGACAATATTTCACAGCTCAGATATAGTTCACCAAATGAAACTGGAATTTGGTATGTCTACAAGTAGGTGAATTCATCACTTTTGAAACACGCTTCAGTAAATAAGTGAACATATTATTTGCATGCGTTTGAGAAtgtatgaaattaaatgaatgcaTCTTCATACTTGTCACAACTTCGATGTATTTCATTCACTGAAATTAATCTCCTGCTAAGGTGTTATCAAAGTCCCTGGTTTTTCCTCAGTTCTTCACCTGTACATTCCATTGAGAATGTCACTGTGAGTTAGTTGTCTGAGCTGTGGCACAATCTCTCCTCCTAGGCCACGTGCAGCCCATCTGTCTGCCAAACCATGGGGAGGATTTTGTGGAGGGGACTTTGTGCTGGATTTCTGGATGGGGAGCAACTGAGGCTGATGGTAAGTCTCCCCCACCTCCACATGACAATGGAGATGTATCCTGGTGGGGGTTGAATGATCCTGTTCTGTCTGATGCACATTGATACGGCTTCTGCAGGAGAGACCAGTGTGGTTCTGCGATCAGCTGCAGTACCACTCCTGTCCACAAAGACCTGCAACCAGCCAGAGGTTTACAAGGGCCTCATCTCCTCCTGGATGATCTGTGCAGGGTACTTGGAGGGAGGAGTGGACTCCTGTCAGGTACTGATAATGCCTGAGGATCCCtgctcttaaaataaaaacaaagaaatcaagAATCCCTGCATAATCAGGATTTCATACAGGACAGCAACCCTGTCCAACAAGGTGGAGATCCTGCTT
This portion of the Echeneis naucrates chromosome 21, fEcheNa1.1, whole genome shotgun sequence genome encodes:
- the tmprss3a gene encoding transmembrane protease serine 3, producing the protein MTKTFMNISMLDMGLKAETPEQADISRIEVVSVTEEDLPTVGTPTTLNVSPLGSFTAEPESENISAKPDEARPVAAPSVNMPVTKVQPFLQEDGLEKCWKNRLFAHRFELLIASGIIVVMTLALGIGLGVGLSCLGKFRCGSSQCIISSAQCDGEVQCDNGEDELGCVRLSGRSSVLQVQKHGVWRTVCSEDWNNWLGVSACKQLGYSRYVESFFVSLSSIEHDLQQNLVSINLTQPLITKLQNTTTFSKPECSSGKVTTLKCLECGFRPQHNNRIVGGNISRPGQFPWQVSLHYSSEHLCGGSIITTRWILTAAHCVYGFADPSMWMVHVGLTEQPVNGAQSLAVEKIIYHTHYRPKGLDYDVALMKLAKSLVFSGHVQPICLPNHGEDFVEGTLCWISGWGATEADGETSVVLRSAAVPLLSTKTCNQPEVYKGLISSWMICAGYLEGGVDSCQGDSGGPLACEESSVWKLVGATSWGIGCAMRNKPGVYTRITESLSWIHQQMETHVHTLSQSASKLSTMAKTRELSKDIRDKIVDLHMAEMGYRTIGKQLDLTLLGINDHGKDEGSAQNYTAGPGQ